The window CTCAACCAGACCGCAACCCAGGTGAGTTTCATCACTACCGAAGTGCAAATGGCGGTCATGAAGATGCGCATGCTTCCGATCGGCAATGTCTTCAACAAGTTTCCCCGCCTGGTGCGAGATCTTTCACGCGAAACGAATAAGAAGATCGACCTGCAGATTTCGGGTGAGGACACTGAGCTGGACAAAACCGTTATCGAAGAAATCGGTGATCCGCTGGTCCACCTGATCCGTAACTCCTGCGATCATGGCGTAGAAACACCGGATGAACGTGTCAAGGCCGGTAAGGATGAAAAGGGAACAGTCTGGCTCAAAGCCAGCCAGGAAGGTTCGAATATCATCATCGAAGTCGCCGATGACGGCCGGGGTATAGATCCTGAGAAGATCGCCAAAAAAGCGATCGAGCGCGGATTAACTAACGAGGATGATGTTAAACAGATGTCCAGCCGGGATATCATGCAGTTTATCTTCTCGCCCGGCTTTTCAACCGCTCAGAAAATCACCGATATCTCCGGAAGAGGTGTCGGGATGGACGTGGTCCGAACCAATATTGAAAAACTCGGAGGCATCATAGAAATCGATTCCGCTCCCAATCGTGGGACCAGCATCGAGGTGAAACTGCCCCTGACCCTGGCGATCATACAGGGCCTGATGGTGCGTTCCGGCGATGATATTTTGATCATCCCGCTGGCCTCGGTTCTGGAAACTGTCAAGACGGAACAAAGCGAAGTCTATTATGTCAATAAGCAGGAAGTGATCAAACTCCGCGACACGGTTCTTCCAATCGTCGATTTGAACGACGTACTGGGACTGCCCAATCCGCCCGGAAAGGATCGTAAACCATACGTGGTCGTTATCGGCCTGGCTGAAAGACGACTTGGTTT of the Candidatus Zixiibacteriota bacterium genome contains:
- a CDS encoding chemotaxis protein CheA, producing MQAIVEEFLVESEELISNLDSDLVTLEKEPENLDLLNQIFRSAHTIKGTSGFLGFNDLMSLTHAMEDVLNRLRKGELKINPAIMDVLLDSVDVLKSMLEDIKENRETSADFKPLVEKLKAADRGELSAEGETATKPKPEQNQADAEDKPEVKSENTEAPADAQKAPVEKTEQKETAAKQSVKKKDLFDKKKFEQTIRVDVSRLDNLMDMVGELVLGRNSLMQLSTTMNLHYEGDELTTTLNQTATQVSFITTEVQMAVMKMRMLPIGNVFNKFPRLVRDLSRETNKKIDLQISGEDTELDKTVIEEIGDPLVHLIRNSCDHGVETPDERVKAGKDEKGTVWLKASQEGSNIIIEVADDGRGIDPEKIAKKAIERGLTNEDDVKQMSSRDIMQFIFSPGFSTAQKITDISGRGVGMDVVRTNIEKLGGIIEIDSAPNRGTSIEVKLPLTLAIIQGLMVRSGDDILIIPLASVLETVKTEQSEVYYVNKQEVIKLRDTVLPIVDLNDVLGLPNPPGKDRKPYVVVIGLAERRLGLIVDDLLGQEEVVIKTLGNYLGNTPGISGGTILGDGRIRLIVDILGLFNLAKR